A stretch of the Aricia agestis chromosome 15, ilAriAges1.1, whole genome shotgun sequence genome encodes the following:
- the LOC121734251 gene encoding m7GpppN-mRNA hydrolase isoform X2, translating into MQNPFHRFIINLPQEDRSNLVRICFQIELAHWFYLDYYCTDESNKLNPCGIREFAAHIFQHVPTLREHVKSLDSVLDNWREYKQSVPTYGAIILDTDLTHVLLVQSYWTKASWGFPKGKVNENEEPWKCAIREVLEETGFDISNYINKQDYIDATIHEQHVRLYIIANIPRDTKFQPRTRNEIKACEWFSIADLPANRKDMTPKLKMGVSPNAFFMVLPFVKRLRRWVAEHNPKVFRRTRHKSMGDLESCRSKNKPISQGLQNEIHEYQQSSAHKYKSHTNYQPQSGSKTSSNMNASNKKGKMAKRQLFTPQNTHTNNFSPVQKLKTPVKEVDENVTVNFVAPSWANFKFDRRAILDCLT; encoded by the exons ATGCAGAATCCATTTCA TCGCTTTATCATCAATTTGCCACAAGAAGATCGAAGCAATTTGGTTCGAATCTGTTTTCAAATTGAGTTAGCACATTGGTTCTATTTAGACTACTACTGCACAGATgaatcaaataaattaaacccATGTGGAATAAGAGAGTTCGCAGCGCACATCTTTCAG CATGTTCCAACTCTCCgtgagcatgtaaaaagtctaGACTCAGTGCTGGACAACTGGAGAGAGTACAAACAGTCGGTGCCCACATATGGGGCGATTATCCTGGACACAGATCTGACTCATGTGCTGCTGGTACAGTCCTACTGGACCAAGGCTTCCTGGGGCTTTCCTAAAGGGAAGGTCAATGAAAATGAGGAACCATGGAAGTGTGCTATTAGAGAG GTCCTCGAGGAGACCGGTTTCGACATTAGCAATTATATCAACAAACAGGATTACATCGATGCCACAATTCACGAGCAACATGTTCGATTGTATATAATTGCAAACATTCCGAGGGATACAAAGTTCCAGCCTCGAACtagaaatgaaataaaagcCTGTGAGTGGTTTTCTATAGCCGATCTGCCAGCAAACAGAAAAGATATGACTCCTAAGCTGAAAATGGGGGTCAGTCCGAATGCATTTTTTATGGTACTACCGTTCGTGAAGAGGCTGCGGCGCTGGGTGGCCGAGCACAACCCCAAAGTGTTCAGACGCACCAGACACAAATCAATGGGCGACCTGGAGTCGTGTCGCAGTAAGAACAAACCTATCTCGCAGGGGTTGCAAAACGAAATACATGAGTATCAGCAGTCTTCCGCACACAAATACAAGTCTCACACAAACTACCAACCTCAAAGCGGTTCAAAAACAAGCAGTAATATGAACGCAAGCAACAAGAAAGGGAAGATGGCGAAGCGGCAGCTATTCACGCCGCAGAACACTCACACCAACAACTTCTCTCCAGTACAGAAACTGAAAACTCCCGTCAAGGAGGTAGATGAGAATGTCACTGTCAATTTTGTAGCACCATCTTGGGCTAATTTCAAATTCGACAGGCGAGCCATTTTGGACTGTTTGACTTGA
- the LOC121734251 gene encoding m7GpppN-mRNA hydrolase isoform X1: MAGTSHPQHYKHSIPMDILDDLCSRFIINLPQEDRSNLVRICFQIELAHWFYLDYYCTDESNKLNPCGIREFAAHIFQHVPTLREHVKSLDSVLDNWREYKQSVPTYGAIILDTDLTHVLLVQSYWTKASWGFPKGKVNENEEPWKCAIREVLEETGFDISNYINKQDYIDATIHEQHVRLYIIANIPRDTKFQPRTRNEIKACEWFSIADLPANRKDMTPKLKMGVSPNAFFMVLPFVKRLRRWVAEHNPKVFRRTRHKSMGDLESCRSKNKPISQGLQNEIHEYQQSSAHKYKSHTNYQPQSGSKTSSNMNASNKKGKMAKRQLFTPQNTHTNNFSPVQKLKTPVKEVDENVTVNFVAPSWANFKFDRRAILDCLT, from the exons ATGGCTGGAACTAGCCACCCACAGCATTACAAACATTCAATTCCAATGGACATATTAGACGATTTGTGCAG TCGCTTTATCATCAATTTGCCACAAGAAGATCGAAGCAATTTGGTTCGAATCTGTTTTCAAATTGAGTTAGCACATTGGTTCTATTTAGACTACTACTGCACAGATgaatcaaataaattaaacccATGTGGAATAAGAGAGTTCGCAGCGCACATCTTTCAG CATGTTCCAACTCTCCgtgagcatgtaaaaagtctaGACTCAGTGCTGGACAACTGGAGAGAGTACAAACAGTCGGTGCCCACATATGGGGCGATTATCCTGGACACAGATCTGACTCATGTGCTGCTGGTACAGTCCTACTGGACCAAGGCTTCCTGGGGCTTTCCTAAAGGGAAGGTCAATGAAAATGAGGAACCATGGAAGTGTGCTATTAGAGAG GTCCTCGAGGAGACCGGTTTCGACATTAGCAATTATATCAACAAACAGGATTACATCGATGCCACAATTCACGAGCAACATGTTCGATTGTATATAATTGCAAACATTCCGAGGGATACAAAGTTCCAGCCTCGAACtagaaatgaaataaaagcCTGTGAGTGGTTTTCTATAGCCGATCTGCCAGCAAACAGAAAAGATATGACTCCTAAGCTGAAAATGGGGGTCAGTCCGAATGCATTTTTTATGGTACTACCGTTCGTGAAGAGGCTGCGGCGCTGGGTGGCCGAGCACAACCCCAAAGTGTTCAGACGCACCAGACACAAATCAATGGGCGACCTGGAGTCGTGTCGCAGTAAGAACAAACCTATCTCGCAGGGGTTGCAAAACGAAATACATGAGTATCAGCAGTCTTCCGCACACAAATACAAGTCTCACACAAACTACCAACCTCAAAGCGGTTCAAAAACAAGCAGTAATATGAACGCAAGCAACAAGAAAGGGAAGATGGCGAAGCGGCAGCTATTCACGCCGCAGAACACTCACACCAACAACTTCTCTCCAGTACAGAAACTGAAAACTCCCGTCAAGGAGGTAGATGAGAATGTCACTGTCAATTTTGTAGCACCATCTTGGGCTAATTTCAAATTCGACAGGCGAGCCATTTTGGACTGTTTGACTTGA
- the LOC121734393 gene encoding glycosylated lysosomal membrane protein-like, with product MCKIFGIVFMLICLAYGQDRKVTSGLNPGCAACNADTIVAYVRCEGPADTIHQIWDFSNHAPTFILALTSVNSTLNITWDGSSIRSFNFTENPKYSFAASMDKFIEYNDTDSNCKVNTSYPWKEYSFDMVSWTLNDSKFDSKEAMIVVSGKIHDRRFRNATIHLKTQYLPWTDAAEELPRLVHTANSSLVDIRLARLPTSYPAARYALRLALVSTDDVADTMRLERRKSLDDEHTPGVFEIDEILSPALHGRGAGGYVQFRPVGYTQPRRTVASSTLVHVADFDRISIPRHSTLRLFYGAAFDAVLAQTALVTFGDSGDGFYAKSNYTDWSWSLGCGAVPAESLSLAAVVVLAAGAGGAALLAVGGGAALLLRRRTHTRLH from the exons atgtgCAAGATATTCGGAATAGTGTTTATGCTAATATGCCTCGCATATGGTCAGGATCGAAAG GTAACATCAGGATTGAACCCTGGCTGTGCGGCATGCAACGCGGACACTATCGTGGCATATGTGAGGTGCGAGGGTCCCGCTGACACCATCCACCAGATCTGGGACTTCAGCAACCACGCGCCCACATTCATCCTGGCCCTCACCTCTGTAAACTCCACACTGAATATAACCTGGGATGGAAGTAGTATCAGGAGCTTCAACTTTACAGAAAACCCCAAATACAGTTTTGCAGCTTCCATGGATAAG ttCATTGAATATAATGACACAGACAGCAATTGCAAGGTCAACACGAGCTATCCTTGGAAGGAGTACAGTTTTGACATGGTCTCGTGGACTCTGAATGACAGCAAATTTGACTCAAAGGAGGCAATGATTGTTGTTAGTGGCAAGATACATGATAGACGTTTCCGCAATGCCACAATACACCTCAAG ACTCAATACCTGCCGTGGACGGATGCTGCTGAGGAGCTGCCTCGTCTGGTGCACACGGCCAACTCGTCACTGGTCGACATCCGCCTGGCGCGGCTGCCTACCTCCTACCCCGCCGCCCGCTACGCGCTCCGTCTGGCGCTGGTCAGCACCGACGACGTCGCCGACACCATGCGCCTCGAGCGCCGCAAGAGCTTGGATGACGAGCACACCCCCGGCGTCTTTGAG ATCGACGAGATATTGTCGCCGGCGCTGCACGGTCGCGGCGCGGGCGGCTACGTGCAGTTCCGGCCGGTCGGCTACACGCAGCCGCGCCGCACCGTCGCCTCCTCCACCCTCGTACACGTCGCAGACTTCGACAG GATAAGTATCCCGCGGCACAGCACGCTGCGGCTGTTCTACGGCGCGGCGTTCGACGCGGTGCTGGCGCAGACGGCGCTCGTGACGTTCGGCGACAGCGGCGACGGCTTCTACGCCAAGTCCAACTACACGGACTGGTCGTGGTCGCTGGGCTGCGGCGCGGTGCCGGCGGAGTCGCTGTCGCTGGCGGCGGTGGTGGTgctggcggcgggcgcgggcggcgcggcgctgcTCGCagtcggcggcggcgcggcgctgctGCTGCGACGCCGCACGCACACGCGCCTGCACTAG
- the LOC121734215 gene encoding syntaxin-18 yields MDITPLFKACIKTVKTRNKAFGIQSPTSDDKQRILRSKPKSAFMTAAKDITVQITKLRDFLLEHRERYLSFFNNITGDEMSDTERDQIDTGAQRYINTCSHLLKEFRNDNRKLAVSPQTREYMDAVVDLVDSYLKAVCKIHSELKALRVKRALDIRKLSRLETPLSKPCLTKSYSIENMTKKFNEIEKPDEIDTSKSKIDLSENEIAVMSDEGELSAEELQMFESENVQLLNELNSMTEEVRQIESKVLHIAELQEIFTEKVLQQEQDIDRIANTVVGTTETMKDANEQIKQAIQRNAGLRVYILFFLLVMSFSLLFLDWYNE; encoded by the exons ATGGATATAACTCCATTATTTAAGGCGTGTATTAAAACTGTAAAAACAAGAAATAAAGCTTTCGGCATACAGAGTCCAACTAGCGATGATAAACAGCGTATTCTACGAAGCAAACCTAAGTCTGCTTTCATGACAGCGGCCAAAGACATCACCGTCCAAATAACAAAGCTACGGGACTTTCTTCTCGAGCACAGAGAGAGGTATCTGAGTTTCTTTAACAATATAACCGGCGACGAAATGTCTGACACGGAGAGGGATCAGATCGACACCGGCGCGCAGCGGTACATCAACACTTGCTCGCATCTCTTGAAAGAGTTTCGCAACGACAACCGCAAGCTGGCAGTGTCCCCGCAGACGCGCGAGTACATGGACGCTGTCGTAGACCTCGTAGACTCGTACTTGAAGGCCGTGTGTAAGATACACAGCGAACTGAAGGCATTGAGAGTAAAGCGGGCCCTGGACATACGAAAATTATCGCGGCTCGAGACGCCACTATCCAAACCTTGTCTTACCAAATCTTACTCTATAgaaaatatgacaaaaaaattCAATGAGATTGAAAAACCGGACGAAATTGACACCTCCAAATCAAAAATAGATCTATCAGAAAATGAAATCGCAGTAATGTCGGATGAGGGAGAGTTGAGTGCCGAGGAGCTTCAAATGTTTGAATCAGAGAATGTTCAGCTACTGAACGAGCTCAATAGCATGACAGAGGAGGTACGACAGATAGAGAGCAAAGTCCTGCACATTGCGGAACTGCAAGAAATATTTACTGAAAAG GTGTTACAGCAAGAGCAAGACATAGACAGAATAGCTAACACTGTTGTAGGAACAACAGAAACAATGAAGGATGCTAATGAACAAATTAAGCAAGCAATACAGAGAAATGCTGGTCTTAgagtttacattttatttttcttgcTAGTTATGTCGTtctctttattatttttggaTTGGTATAATGAATAA